The Paenibacillus pabuli DNA segment GTATGGCAGCTCATTTTAGTGCGTTTTGCCATGGGTGTGTTCATGGGCGGTCTGCTGCCCAGTGTTAACGCCCTGATTCGAGCCTACACCCCAGATGGCATGGTTAGCCGTGCCTTCAGCTTCAATACCAGCACGCTCGCTCTCGGGAATATGCTTGGGGCCGTAATCGGAGGTTTTATGGCAGGATTCATCGGCATCGAGGGATTGTTTATCGTCTCTGGCGGCCTGCTATTAATCAATATGGTATGGGTCCGATTCAAACTATACAAAAAGCCTGCTCTCATCAGGGAATCCTGATCGGACCAACCTTCACATGGAACGGATCAAAAAAAGCCGCATTCATTGCCCCACCGGACAACGAATGTGGCTTTTTTGCCATCTTTTTTTAAAGCTGCACAAGGCTTTCGAATTGGATGGGATACTCTTTCACACCAAATACGAAAGCACTTTGAATCGGCTGCAGTGTCGTTCCTGGAACAAGCCGGATACCCTGCATCTGCTGCAGCATGGTATGGAGCACAACCCTCGCCTCCAGTCGAGCAAGCGGGGCCCCCAGACAGAAGTGAATGCCAAAACCAAACCCCATATGCCGGTTCGGTTTGCGATCCTCTACAAATTGTTCTGCATTGCCAAACACATCGCTATCCCGATTGGCCGAACCTACCCATGAAATAACCTGTGCCCCCTCCTGTATGGTCTGCCCGTTCAATTCGACCGTTTCTTTGGCTACGCGTCCAATCGCAACAATCGGCGGGTAATAACGCAGCGTTTCCTCAACAGCTGAAGCCATGTGCTCAGGATGTTCACGCAGCCGCTGCTGCAGCTCGGATTGTTCTGCAAGAATCCGTACCGCATTGGTGATCAGATTGGTCGTCGTTTCATTGCCGGCGGCAAGCAACAAAATGCAGAAACCGACCACTTCCTCTTCGCTCAGCTTTTTCCCTTCGATCTCTGCTGCGAGCAGCAAAGAGATTAGATCATCCTGCGGTTGTTGCCTGCGTTCTTCCATAATAGCTGTGAAATAGATCGCCAGTTCCTGTTGATTTCGCTTTTTCTCTTCCATCAGTTCCTGGAAAGCTTCATCACTGTCATCGCGTGCTCCCTTAACCAAGGCGTCAGACCAGTCCTTAAACTTCTGCCGATCTTCTGCGGGGACTCCAAGGAGTTCTGCAATCACGATGACAGGCAGCGGGGTCGCCAGATCATCGACCAGATTCATTTGACCCTGCAGGAGACGGGGAGTAATCAACTCATCGGCAATTTCCTGGATGCGTGGAGCCAGCGCCTCAATGGCTCTGGGCGTGAACGCCTGATTAACCAGATCCCTCAACTGCTTGTGTTTGGGCGGGTCTGTCGTGAGCATGCTAGTATTCGCACGATCACGCGCTGATGAGAACAGCTTTGGATTTTTCAATACATACTGTACATCTTCGTAACGAAAGATATCCCAGCATTCACGATGCTCATCGTATCGGACTGGAGTATTCGCACGAAGTTCAGCGTACACCTGGAAGGGAGATAACTGTTGCTCTACTGCTTCCAGTTCCCGGATCGGAATGTAATTAGCATACTTTCTGGGTGCTCGGTTCATCGTTTTTCCTCCAATCGATAATATATACT contains these protein-coding regions:
- a CDS encoding cytochrome P450; amino-acid sequence: MNRAPRKYANYIPIRELEAVEQQLSPFQVYAELRANTPVRYDEHRECWDIFRYEDVQYVLKNPKLFSSARDRANTSMLTTDPPKHKQLRDLVNQAFTPRAIEALAPRIQEIADELITPRLLQGQMNLVDDLATPLPVIVIAELLGVPAEDRQKFKDWSDALVKGARDDSDEAFQELMEEKKRNQQELAIYFTAIMEERRQQPQDDLISLLLAAEIEGKKLSEEEVVGFCILLLAAGNETTTNLITNAVRILAEQSELQQRLREHPEHMASAVEETLRYYPPIVAIGRVAKETVELNGQTIQEGAQVISWVGSANRDSDVFGNAEQFVEDRKPNRHMGFGFGIHFCLGAPLARLEARVVLHTMLQQMQGIRLVPGTTLQPIQSAFVFGVKEYPIQFESLVQL